The proteins below come from a single Cricetulus griseus strain 17A/GY chromosome 6, alternate assembly CriGri-PICRH-1.0, whole genome shotgun sequence genomic window:
- the LOC100770256 gene encoding olfactory receptor 4F3/4F16/4F29: protein MDGNNHSVVSEFVFLGLSNTWGIQLLLFLFSSVFYTASLMGNLLIVFSVTADSNLHSPMYFLLANLSFLDLGGGSVAAPKMIYDLFRKHKSISFGGCITQIFFIHAIGGTEMVLLTAMAFDRYVAICKPLHYLTIMRPGMCILILSVAWILGLIHSVAQLAFVVDLPFCGPNILDSFYCDLPQLIKLACTETNKLEFMVTANSGLISVATFFILIISYIFILVTVRKHSSGGISKALSTLSAHVTVVVLFFGPLIFFYAWPFPSSQLNKFLAIFDAVLTPFLNPVIYTFRNKEMKAAMRKLCYQIVSYRKVS from the coding sequence ATGGATGGAAACAATCATTCTGTTGTGTCTGAATTTGTGTTCCTGGGACTCTCCAATACATGGGGAATCCAGttacttctcttcctcttttcttcagtGTTCTATACAGCAAGTCTGATGGGGAACCTCCTCATTGTGTTCTCTGTGACTGCTGACTCCAACCTGCACTCTCCAATGTACTTCCTGCTGGCCAATCTCTCATTTCTTGACCTGGGCGGTGGCTCTGTTGCAGCACCCAAGATGATTTATGATCTTTTTAGAAAACACAAATCCATCTCATTTGGGGGCTGTATAACTCAGATCTTCTTTATTCATGCTATTGGAGGTACAGAAATGGTGCTGCTCACAGCGATGGCCTTTGATAGATATGTAGCCATATGTAAACCTCTGCACTACTTGACTATCATGAGACCAGGAatgtgcattttaattttgtCAGTAGCATGGATCCTGGGACTTATCCATTCAGTGGCCCAACTAGCTTTTGTTGTAGACTTGCCCTTCTGTGGACCCAATATTTTGGACAGTTTTTACTGTGATCTCCCTCAGCTCATTAAACTTGCTTGCACAGAGACCAATAAGTTGGAGTTCATGGTCACAGCCAACAGTGGACTCATCTCTGTGGCCACATTCTTCATACTGATCATTTCTTATATCTTCATTTTGGTAACTGTTAGGAAGCACTCTTCAGGTGGCATATCCAAGGCCCTCTCTACTTTGTCAGCTCATGTGACTGTGGTAGTTTTATTCTTTGGACCATTAATCTTCTTCTACGCCTGGCCCTTCCCTTCATCACAGTTAAACAAATTTCTTGCTATTTTTGACGCAGTTCTCACCCCTTTTCTGAATCCAGTCATCTACACATTCAGGAACAAAGAGATGAAAGCAGCAATGAGGAAACTCTGCTACCAGATTGTGAGTTACAGGAAGGTAtcctaa